A stretch of the Lolium perenne isolate Kyuss_39 chromosome 3, Kyuss_2.0, whole genome shotgun sequence genome encodes the following:
- the LOC127341871 gene encoding epimerase family protein SDR39U1 homolog, chloroplastic has protein sequence MATIRPFPSSFNSLTAGTTSRRTRLVFCCSCSATGDEALTVAITGATGFVGRRLVQKLLSDDHKVCVLTRSATKAASVFPSSAYPGVTVAEQGDWEQCIKSSNAVVNLAGMPISTRWSPEVKKEIMQSRVNVTSKVVDHINNASADARPSVFVSATAVGYYGTSETDSFDESSPSGKDYLAEVCREWEGRARQVNEDDVRLVLIRIGVVLGKDGGALAKMIPLFMMFAGGPLGSGRQWFSWIHLDDLVDLIYESIKNPAYRGVINGTAPNPVRLAEMCDRLGQVVGRPSWLPVPELALKAVLGEGATVVLDGQKVLPVRANQLGFSYRYPYIRDALKAIAKEL, from the exons ATGGCCACCATCCGCCCCTTCCCCTCCTCCTTCAACTCCCTGACGGCCGGGACGACGAGCAGGAGGACCAGGCTCGTATTCTGCTGCTCCTGCAGCGCCACCGGCGATGAGGCGCTGACGGTGGCCATCACCGGAGCCACCGGGTTCGTCGGACGTAGATTGGTGCAGAAGCTCCTCTCCG ATGATCACAAGGTCTGCGTCTTGACACGCTCTGCCACCAAGGCCGCCTCTGTTTTCCCCT CTTCGGCGTATCCAGGAGTTACCGTCGCCGAACAGGGAGACTGGGAGCAGTGTATAAAGAGCTCCAACGCTGTTGTGAACCTGGCAGGAATGCCCATTAGCACCAGGTGGTCACCCGAG GTTAAGAAGGAGATTATGCAGAGCCGAGTCAATGTCACGTCAAAG GTTGTGGATCACATCAACAATGCCAGCGCTGACGCCAGGCCCTCTGTTTTTGTCAGTGCAACAGCTGTCGGTTATTACG GTACAAGCGAAACCGATAGCTTCGACGAATCGAGCCCATCAGGCAAAGACTACCTAGCAGAGGTGTGCCGAGAGTGGGAAGGCAGGGCACGTCAGGTAAATGAGGACGACGTCCGGCTCGTGCTAATTCGGATCGGCGTTGTTCTTGGTAAGGATGGCGGCGCTCTAGCCAAGATGATTCCCCTTTTCATGATGTTCGCCGGTGGACCCTTAGGCAGCGGAAGgcaatg GTTTTCTTGGATCCATCTGGATGACCTGGTGGACCTGATATACGAGTCCATCAAGAACCCGGCATACAGGGGCGTGATCAATGGCACAGCGCCCAACCCGGTGCGGCTCGCAGAGATGTGCGACCGGCTGGGCCAGGTGGTGGGACGCCCATCCTGGCTGCCCGTCCCGGAGCTCGCGCTCAAGGCCGTGCTCGGAGAAGGCGCCACGGTGGTGCTGGATGGACAAAAGGTCCTCCCCGTCAGGGCCAATCAGCTCGGCTTCTCGTACCGGTACCCCTACATTCGAGACGCGCTCAAGGCCATCGCCAAGGAGCTCTAG